One Synechocystis sp. LKSZ1 genomic window, AGCATTTACTAATTGCTGGACTGCACTGTTTGTACCATAGCCATCGTTCTCCATTTCGTTGTAGCCAAAGACATCCGCATTTGCACCCAGAACTGCTTGAACTGTCTTGTCAATTTGGCGCTTGAACTCAATGGCTGTGTCTGCCCCGCGAGAAGTGGGGAAGCCGCCATCTACCAAGCCATCACTATTGGCGTCAATGCCATTGCCATTGAAAAAATTGAGCAGGTTGGCGCTGGCAACTCGGAGGGTGCCACCCACGCTTGGAGGTGTCGCTGGTCGAGGATTGGAATCGGTAAAGATGAGGTTGCTGAGATCGGTGGGGGTGGGGCGCACACGGTAGGCATTGGGACTGGCGGCGTTGCCGCCCCAGGTATAGGTCAGCACGCCTGCTAGGTTGGATACAGTGGTACCGCCGCGTAGGGTGTTACTGGCGCTCAGTCCACTGGGGATCGGGAAGATGACTGGATCAGGGTTTTGGTTTTGCAGTGAGTCATCGATCAAAATACGGTTGAGGTTATTGGCCACCTGCAAGGTATTGGCTGTAGCGCCGGGTGATGCAACCTGGGTGGGCTGGAAAAGGCGATCGCCCGACGACACCTCAAACGTCCCAAAACGACCTAGCGGGAAGTTATTCGTGACGATGAGGTTCTGTGGAAACGTCACGCGCATGCCCTCGAAACGTTCAAGGTAGTCGGTTGTTGCGAAAGGCAGGCTGACGGATGCTGCAGTAGGCAAAAGGTTGCCGCTGCTGACGATGGTGACAGTGGTGGTGGTGACTTGAGTTTGCCCTTGGAACTCTGCAACCGTTCCTGTTAGCTGTACTTTGTCACCGATCGCCACAGAGTTGTTGTTGTTATTGAATACAAAAATGCCCTCAGATGTAGCCGGATCGGCGTCAGCATCAGCATCTTCTTCTTGAACGTAGAAGCCGCGCAGGGCTGGCGAAGCCCCCTCGAAGTCACCCACCACAATGCCTTCAATGGTGACAGTTGCATTGGCAAGAGGACTGCTAGAGCTACTACCCTGAATGTCGTGGATTTTGGTGATGGGGGTTACAGCAACATCCCCAGAAACAGAATTGGAGGTGCCATTGATCGGCACATTGGGGGTGTTCTGGTCTTCATAGGTGGCGTTGGCATTGTTACTGAGGGTCAGAGTCTCTGAAGGTTCATTAACTTTGCGCTGGAAGATCAATGTTCCTAAAGCCCCTGGCGCAACTATTCCCGTCAGAGTGTTTATGTATTTAGTTACATCACTATTGGCTGTCGTACCATTTTGTTCGCCCCCCAAAAGATTGGTTGCAGGGTCGCCACTAAAATATTGAATAACTCCCGCTCCCTGGGCCGAACCTAGAACGTGACTGGTATCAATGACACCATTACTATCACTATTTCTTGCCCAATTATTGGGAAGCGTCGTACCATCTTCGGTAATGACGACATTGCCAGCATTCAAAATGACATTACCACTTCCAGACTGAACCTCAGAAACGTTTTTGTATTGAACAACATACTCAATGATATTGCCAGGGGCCGATTGTTTTGGTGTCGTCGAGAGCGTACCATCTGTGCCTTGAACGGCGGGCCCAGTTCCCTGCAAAATCCGTGATTGCTTTACCTGTTGTAGGAAGCCGGTGTATACACGATTAATTGTGCTGTTGTTTACCGAATCATCCGCAATTCCATTACTGTTGCTATCAACAAAAGCAGTAATAGGAACGGGGAAACCTCGTTCGATGCCCACATCCGTAGAAAGCGATGTTCCAGCCGGCAGATCCACCGTCACCCCATAATTTGCTGTTCCATTGACAGCGATGCTATCAATTCGTACTGGGTTACTACCACTAACGGGATTCCCGCCCACAACACCGGTTCCACCAGTAAAAACAAATTGACTACCGTTATAGTTGTAAGTAGCAGAGGTAGCGACATAGGATACAGTAACTATCGTACCGGTAGGTAGACTAGACAGACTACTAGGAATGCTAGGTAACAGAGAAATATTCGTGACTGCACCACCAGTATTTTGAACAGTATTGGTGAATGTAACCTCGTTCGGATTAAAGGTTGAGCCAGGGACTAAACCAGCGGGAACATTGGATGATTTGTTAGTAAAATCATCATTATTGTTTGTCGGCCCAACGGCATTGGGAGAACCATTGGGACCATTGAGAATACCAGCCGTAAAATCATCATTTTGAATGGTGCCTTGGCCTTGGCCATCTACGACATTAGCGCCAATAACATTCGTGACATTGACAAAGAATGTTTCGTTCGACTCAATCGTCGTGTCACCGTTTACGAGTACGGAAAAGGAATAAGTGCTTGAGCCGGCTGGAATGGTTTGGCTTGTGAGGGACCTAGCTATATAGTCGCTACCAGAATTTGCTGTGTTATCAGAAGTTGCAATGTCAAATGTTACTCCACCAGGCCCTGCAGGAGCGCTCAAGGATACGGTAAAGGTGTAGGTGGTTGTATCAGCATTTCCTTCACTGAGAGATACATCATTGATAGATAGGTTTATCGTGGGATTCGGTGGCGCAACTGGCGCAAAGGCAACCCCTCGGAAAGCGGTATTATTTGCTGCTGTTGCGATCGTGGTAGCAGTGCCCGAAGCCGTTGCATTGTAGCCGGTACTATCAACAAACTTGTATAAAGAACCGCCACCAGTCGCGCCAGAACCTCCCGTTGTACCGTAGAGGGTTACTGTAGTACCACTCACACTTCCCGTTAAGCCGCGCACCGCCGTGGCAGTAATTATGCCGTTAGCAGCCCAGCTACCTGCTACTAGAGCGTACTTCTGAATTTGGTTTGCCGTGTCATCGGCAACGTAAAGGGTATCTAAGCCAGGAGCTCCGTCTAGATCGGCAAAGAAAAAGCCGTAGGGGCTGCCAGTATTAGTAGGAAATCCGGGCAGGTTTGTGATTGTTTGTCCGGAGGTTGTAGGAGTTCCAGTTCCCACTGTTCCTAACCGAACCGTAGAACCAGAACTAGTGGAAATATAAAGTTGACCACCCAAAATATTGGCGGCGCGGATATTAGTAACAGTTGTACTTAGTTGAGTCGATGTTGTGCTTCCAAGAGTCGTATAACGTACCCCTCCAGCACCTCCTGCAACCCATAAATCAGTTCCGTTTGTACTGGCAACACTTCTAGGATTATTTCCAGAGGCAAAATCAGTTAAAGCCGTTGAAGTATCAATATTTCCACTAGCATCAACTCGCGCAACAACCCGTGAAACTGATGTACCCAACGTACCAGAGAGAGATGAACCTCCAGTTGTTGTCCCATAACCAGTTAGAAGAAGGTATTTCCCATCTACAGATAGGGTCAGTAAACCCTCAGAAGTAGCTGTACCACTGGCAATTAGAGGTTGCATAGTACCGCTAGTGGTAGTTGGTAAGGCAATTGACTGAACTAATGCGCCGGCGGGAGTGTATTCGTCGAGGAATACTTCATTTCCTGTATTGACTAGAGAACCAGATCCAGTACCTACTCGATAAATTACTAAATTTCCAGCGGTAAAGGCAGCAGTTTCAACGGTGAGTTTTTGATCGGCAATGGTAATAGTTTGCCAATCGTTTTCAGACTTGATTGCCGCTAACTGCTCGTCACGTAAGATGTTACCGCGCACTAATTCCGAAAAAAGTTGCCCCTCATCGCCAGGGGTATCACTAGTATTAATTTGAGCATCAATCGAGTGACCAATTTCTTCTAACAGAACATTAGCGAGGGTGGCGGATTGCCCTTGATCAATTACCCATTGTGCTAAGTAAATACGATTGATTTCACTGGAATAAGCACCCAAAATTACGCCTGTGCCACCGCTCCAAATTTCGATCGCGGGAGCTTGACTAAAATCACCACTTGCCCATTGGGTACGAATCGATTCTGCAACTACTCCATCAAAATGACTACCGAAGGCTTCTGTAAGAATACTATAGTATCTCTCTTCTTCCTGAGCCAACTCTTGCAGTAACGTTTTTAGTTCAATGACGGCGGTTTTTACAAGAGCCACCTCTGCCGGTAGGAGGTTAATCAGGGATGTAGGCAAAAGCAGTTCAGTATTCATGGCAAGAGAGAGCAAAGGCGATTAAATAAAGATTAGGGTGTGTAAAACGACTACTATTCAAGTAGCTTAAATCACCCCGATCAGATTAAGACTTTTGCATTAAGTAAACGTAAACAAAAGCTTAAAACTTCTTCTCATCTCTTAACTTGACGCCCTGGGCCATTATTAAAACCGGACAGGGCCAGGAAACATTCAACCCCGATGGAATCTTTGAAATACCATCTCCACAACGACCCCATGACTTAGCGCTGAATTCAATCACGCCAATTAGCAGTCCACCCCAACTACACCCAATAATTCCTTGAACATCACCTATCGCAACTACAGATGGACGCATCACTGACTTTATTGGCTTATCAAGTAATATTCTTATGTCGTTATATAAAAAAAAGAGTAGCTACTAATTTCAATATTTTTTTGGTTGTTAAACTGAGTAACAGTCATTACTCTAATTCTCAATACAAACTTAATTCATACTTCTAGATATTTGAGAATGTTATTTCTAGCCAGAAATATTAAATATTGACATAAAGCTTAACATTTAAAAAACCAAGGTCTGGGGTAGAAAGTCATACCTCAAATGAACAAAGGAGCGATACGGTTCAAGGACAGGTTGTAGCTATCGAAACTTATCAATCAATTTCTCTCATATATTTTAGATATTTCTAGAAGTTTTAAAATGAGATAAGAAATGAGTAATACTATAATTTTTATCATCACTCTGTTATGATTGTTGTTAATTAGTTCGTCTAGCTTAAGATAGGATTTTAAGAATTTCCATGATAATTCTATTTTCCATCGAAAACGATAGGCTTTAGCAATTTCGACATTAGTCATTGTCTTAACATTCGTAGCTAAATAATACTCGCTCTTATTTTCCAAATTACAAAAATAAGCTACCCTAAAACGGTTATGGTAAAATTGATTTTTTATGTCGTTTTTAACCCGGATAATAAATAGATTTTTTAAACTCAGATATTTGCTCAATAAAGTACTAATTTACAAAGCCTCTATTCGTTATTGCTAACATGTTACCAGGGATAAAGATACTGGCTTGTTCTGGGAATTTAGCGTCATTAGCTTGACCAAAATTAATCAAGAAATCCACAGTGTTATTACTTGCAAAATTAATACTAGTTAATTGCTTTGCTTGGTAGTGCTTCTTTGTCTAGAGTAGTTTAATAATCAGAGCCATGACGGTTATTATTCAATTTATAAAATAAATATCTCATGCTTGTTAAAGAACGACCTAAGACAAATGTAAGCCATATTTCAAAAAGTAGCCTGAAATTCAAAACTGAATGATCTGCGCTGGGTAATAAACCAAGAATAGGCTTGATTATTTTTCTCAGAGAGTCTATTATAGCAAATAATATTTAATTTTTTGAGGGGAACGATTTGTCTATTCTATCCCTCTTTTCTTGTTCGTTTACCTATTTTTAAACACTTCCAGCCTTAAGATAATTTGCTTATTTTCTAGGATTATGATAAAAACAATAGAGACAATGCTAGTGGTAGTAGTGTGGATTTTTTGCAACGTAACATTCAATAACTTTGTCGGATCTTTATGCTATCCAACATCAGTCAAAAATTTTCAAAATCACCAATCTTGACTGCTAGACAAAGGAGCTAACTAAACTTTAATAGAATTCCTGTGCTTATAACCAATAGTTATTTTCGGAAATAATTTAAGTATGTTGATTCCTGAACAATCATTGCCACAAGAATTAGAGATTCCTGATCAAACTCAATTTGAAGTTAAAGCTTCACGAAATTTAGTACAATGGCTCAGGGAACAGAAAGTAAGTTTAGCTTTTACAACACCTCCATTAAAACTATTTTTAATTGGCGTTAAAACTGATAATCGTCTCTCTATTTTTGAGCGCACATTTAATCGTTGTCTCGGAATTGCTACAACTCAAAACTCTCTATACTTAAGCACTCGGTACGAAATTTGGAAACTTGAAAATGTTTTGCCTCAGGGGCAAATCATGAATGATGGTTATGATAAACAGTATGTGCCCCGTATCGTTTATAGGACTGGCTTCCTTGGTATCCATGATGTTGCGGTGGACAACAGCGGACGAGTAATCTTTGTTAATACTCGATTTGGTTGCCTAGCTACGCTGAGTGAACGCTACAGCTTTATTCCCCTCTGGCATCCACCTTTTTTATCTGGTATTCGCCCTGGAGATCGTTGTCATTTAAATGGTTTAGCAATGAAAGACGGGAGTCCTGCTTATGTTACAAGTGTTAGTCAAACAGATGAGTTTGACGGATGGCGGCAAC contains:
- a CDS encoding TIGR03032 family protein; amino-acid sequence: MLIPEQSLPQELEIPDQTQFEVKASRNLVQWLREQKVSLAFTTPPLKLFLIGVKTDNRLSIFERTFNRCLGIATTQNSLYLSTRYEIWKLENVLPQGQIMNDGYDKQYVPRIVYRTGFLGIHDVAVDNSGRVIFVNTRFGCLATLSERYSFIPLWHPPFLSGIRPGDRCHLNGLAMKDGSPAYVTSVSQTDEFDGWRQHRANGGCIVDVKTNDVIVTGLSMPHSPRWYQDRLWLTNSGTGEFGYVNFATGRFEPIVFAPGFLRGLCFVGDYAVVGSSKPRHGDIYSGLALDDALKKHGEAPRLGFFIINLRTGEIENWLLLEGNLRELYDVVALPLVRQPMALGLISEEIQNQIWFNPFPS
- a CDS encoding ExeM/NucH family extracellular endonuclease — translated: MNTELLLPTSLINLLPAEVALVKTAVIELKTLLQELAQEEERYYSILTEAFGSHFDGVVAESIRTQWASGDFSQAPAIEIWSGGTGVILGAYSSEINRIYLAQWVIDQGQSATLANVLLEEIGHSIDAQINTSDTPGDEGQLFSELVRGNILRDEQLAAIKSENDWQTITIADQKLTVETAAFTAGNLVIYRVGTGSGSLVNTGNEVFLDEYTPAGALVQSIALPTTTSGTMQPLIASGTATSEGLLTLSVDGKYLLLTGYGTTTGGSSLSGTLGTSVSRVVARVDASGNIDTSTALTDFASGNNPRSVASTNGTDLWVAGGAGGVRYTTLGSTTSTQLSTTVTNIRAANILGGQLYISTSSGSTVRLGTVGTGTPTTSGQTITNLPGFPTNTGSPYGFFFADLDGAPGLDTLYVADDTANQIQKYALVAGSWAANGIITATAVRGLTGSVSGTTVTLYGTTGGSGATGGGSLYKFVDSTGYNATASGTATTIATAANNTAFRGVAFAPVAPPNPTINLSINDVSLSEGNADTTTYTFTVSLSAPAGPGGVTFDIATSDNTANSGSDYIARSLTSQTIPAGSSTYSFSVLVNGDTTIESNETFFVNVTNVIGANVVDGQGQGTIQNDDFTAGILNGPNGSPNAVGPTNNNDDFTNKSSNVPAGLVPGSTFNPNEVTFTNTVQNTGGAVTNISLLPSIPSSLSSLPTGTIVTVSYVATSATYNYNGSQFVFTGGTGVVGGNPVSGSNPVRIDSIAVNGTANYGVTVDLPAGTSLSTDVGIERGFPVPITAFVDSNSNGIADDSVNNSTINRVYTGFLQQVKQSRILQGTGPAVQGTDGTLSTTPKQSAPGNIIEYVVQYKNVSEVQSGSGNVILNAGNVVITEDGTTLPNNWARNSDSNGVIDTSHVLGSAQGAGVIQYFSGDPATNLLGGEQNGTTANSDVTKYINTLTGIVAPGALGTLIFQRKVNEPSETLTLSNNANATYEDQNTPNVPINGTSNSVSGDVAVTPITKIHDIQGSSSSSPLANATVTIEGIVVGDFEGASPALRGFYVQEEDADADADPATSEGIFVFNNNNNSVAIGDKVQLTGTVAEFQGQTQVTTTTVTIVSSGNLLPTAASVSLPFATTDYLERFEGMRVTFPQNLIVTNNFPLGRFGTFEVSSGDRLFQPTQVASPGATANTLQVANNLNRILIDDSLQNQNPDPVIFPIPSGLSASNTLRGGTTVSNLAGVLTYTWGGNAASPNAYRVRPTPTDLSNLIFTDSNPRPATPPSVGGTLRVASANLLNFFNGNGIDANSDGLVDGGFPTSRGADTAIEFKRQIDKTVQAVLGANADVFGYNEMENDGYGTNSAVQQLVNALNAATAPGTYAFVTPPASALMTANGVSDAFGGDEITVGFIYKTNAVRVAPGTSVAALTTGIFAQDSANRVQRPALAVTFERLANGTPTNETFTSVINHFKSKGSAANLPSDADQGDGQGLSNATRTQAAQELATWLATKPTGTTDSDYLIMGDLNSYRLEDPITTLINAGYTSLFDSASYSYQFDGQWGSLDHALASNSLNSQVTGAAKWHINADEPIVLDYNTEFKTAGQIDSFYNVDPFRTSDHDPVIIGLDLRPSIYITEYMYDGQPGEFVEFTNEGSTAVDFTGWSFDDSSRASGSFNLSAFGIVLPGESVILTEANATAFRTAWNLPSEAKIIGGLTQNLGRNDEINLYDASGNLVDRLTYNDQGSGNVQGPRTQNASAWPSLTALGANNASQWTLSTTGDAEKSRSNTATTAALGSPGVSTFGQPAIYNLTPDDNGTGFAPANNLVIDFTEQVQKGTGSITIYRTSDDSVVETFDIATSPLVSLATNPDTTISNSRLTINPTSDLELVTGYYVQIASTAIKDVANVDSFSGIADKTTWNFTTSAGAIPTISLNIATTTNFLDGGVLVAPTSPLAISGVVNDPTDPARTIGLDFDLADSDTPLGNLTVTATSSNQSVVLDANLNLTGSNGDRNLKITPTDVGLTDITVTVSDGLNSTTYTINYGASAASVNPSTTRFHTGASDASTALAIDADYMLVADDEDQTIRLYDRNDSGLPLKGFDFTSSLGLSGSSEVDIEASTRNGNTIYWMGSHSNNSSGDDRPNRERIFSTTLSSTGVNTALTFNGYYSFLEDDLIAWDNNNGHGLGSGFLGLAASAANGVIPEQSNGFNIEGLTFVSGTIAYLGFRAPIEPTSNRTQALIVPVTNFTTIAASANGGTTGSATFGSPIFLDLGGRGIRSIERSNDGSYLIVAGTAGAGNDFRIYSWSGNVNESPVDRGVDLTALISGGSFESIVEVPASLASTPSVQLLVDNGDTIWYNNGTISKDLPATNQQKFRSEVVTLNVLNHAPTDIDLSNGNINENVPANTIIGNFSTTDPDTGNTFTYSLVTGLGDTDNSAFTIDGNQLKINNSPDFETKSSYSIRVKTTDQGGLSYEEEFSIKVLDAAEKVTTPNRDSINTGPGNDFVTTTLDNLRQRDSINGGAGNDTLVLNGLGSTTPLEINLSNASQVLVQPNFIGLPIPFLFFPVPWSQSSVKGFENVDASGFTGNLNLTGSNLSQTLKGGSGADRILGLGGDDLIDGGLGADELTGGLGNDMVYLGNDSARDKVYYNPGDGMDTVFQFNRANDQIIFSGIANINVQTVGSNTELRDQANNLLMTLTGTTGFTSADVGASKALTGGIFSFL
- a CDS encoding transposase; the protein is MSKYLSLKNLFIIRVKNDIKNQFYHNRFRVAYFCNLENKSEYYLATNVKTMTNVEIAKAYRFRWKIELSWKFLKSYLKLDELINNNHNRVMIKIIVLLISYLILKLLEISKIYERN